A single genomic interval of Longimicrobium sp. harbors:
- the ybeY gene encoding rRNA maturation RNase YbeY, which translates to MDEIDVQVSVGEGLVPAVDAERIEAAVRHVLRAEGVAEGEVSVALVGDDEITALNREWLDHDWATDVISFNLNGSGEPPLGDVYLGVEQAARQAAELGADPGEELLRLAMHGTLHVLGYEHPEGEGRADSEMFRRQEALLREFLSGGAGA; encoded by the coding sequence ATGGATGAGATCGACGTCCAGGTGAGCGTAGGCGAGGGGCTGGTGCCCGCGGTGGACGCGGAGCGCATCGAGGCCGCCGTGCGCCACGTGCTGCGCGCCGAGGGGGTCGCCGAGGGCGAGGTTTCCGTCGCGCTGGTGGGCGACGACGAGATCACCGCGCTCAACCGGGAGTGGCTGGACCACGACTGGGCTACGGACGTGATCTCGTTCAACCTGAACGGCTCGGGCGAGCCGCCGCTGGGCGACGTGTACCTGGGGGTGGAGCAGGCGGCGCGGCAGGCGGCGGAGCTGGGTGCGGACCCTGGAGAGGAGCTGCTGCGCCTGGCCATGCACGGCACCCTGCACGTGCTGGGGTACGAGCACCCGGAGGGCGAGGGCCGCGCCGATTCGGAGATGTTCCGGCGCCAGGAGGCGCTGCTTCGCGAGTTCCTGTCCGGCGGCGCGGGCGCGTGA
- the rlmN gene encoding 23S rRNA (adenine(2503)-C(2))-methyltransferase RlmN: MIATAQQTAAAPDLVGMLPEEAEAALREHFAARGQPGYRVGQVLRWVYERGAFGFGDMTNLPQGERAALAEAFSFTAPEPAKVSRSVDGTAKHLWRLADGELIESVLIPTPTRLTLCISSQAGCAMACTFCATGWAGYRRQLSAGEIVAQFRGARKWAQENGYNDVTNIVFMGMGEPLMNPKAVFPTLAILNRGYRFGARRVTISTVGVVPGILRMAEMPEQFRLAVSLHAPNHELRQKLIPLEKKFPLPELLEALRRFDQAGGKRITFEYVMIDGVTDAPELADELAGVIREFNAFVNLIPFNPIPGTEWKPSRRARLDYFVERLERQGISAHVRESRGSDIAAACGQLRAEVTEGRKPVQIGSL; encoded by the coding sequence ATGATCGCCACCGCGCAGCAGACCGCCGCCGCCCCCGACCTGGTGGGCATGCTCCCCGAAGAGGCCGAGGCCGCCCTCCGGGAGCACTTCGCCGCGCGCGGCCAGCCGGGCTACCGCGTGGGCCAGGTGCTGCGCTGGGTGTACGAGCGTGGCGCCTTCGGCTTCGGCGACATGACCAACCTGCCGCAGGGGGAGCGCGCCGCCCTGGCCGAAGCCTTCTCCTTTACCGCGCCCGAGCCGGCCAAGGTGTCGCGCTCGGTGGATGGCACGGCCAAGCACCTGTGGCGCCTGGCCGACGGCGAGCTGATCGAGTCGGTGCTGATCCCCACCCCTACGCGCCTGACGCTGTGCATTTCGTCGCAGGCGGGGTGCGCCATGGCGTGCACCTTCTGCGCCACCGGATGGGCGGGCTACCGGCGCCAGCTCAGCGCGGGCGAGATCGTCGCGCAGTTCCGCGGAGCGCGCAAATGGGCGCAGGAAAACGGCTACAACGACGTCACCAACATCGTCTTCATGGGGATGGGCGAGCCGCTGATGAACCCCAAGGCGGTGTTTCCCACGCTGGCCATCCTGAACCGCGGCTACAGGTTCGGCGCGCGCCGCGTCACCATCTCCACCGTGGGGGTGGTGCCCGGCATCCTGCGCATGGCCGAGATGCCCGAGCAGTTCCGCCTGGCCGTTTCGCTGCACGCGCCCAACCACGAGCTGCGGCAGAAGCTGATCCCGCTGGAAAAGAAGTTTCCGCTCCCCGAGTTGCTGGAGGCGCTGCGCCGCTTCGACCAGGCGGGCGGAAAGCGGATCACCTTCGAGTACGTGATGATCGACGGCGTGACCGACGCGCCCGAGCTGGCGGACGAGCTTGCGGGCGTCATCCGCGAGTTCAACGCCTTCGTCAACCTGATCCCGTTCAATCCCATCCCGGGGACGGAGTGGAAGCCCAGCCGGCGCGCGCGGCTGGACTACTTCGTGGAGCGGCTGGAGCGGCAGGGGATTTCGGCGCACGTCCGCGAATCGCGCGGCAGCGACATCGCCGCCGCCTGCGGCCAGCTCCGCGCCGAGGTCACCGAGGGGCGCAAGCCGGTGCAGATCGGCTCGCTCTGA
- the aspS gene encoding aspartate--tRNA ligase, whose translation MTDQFATAYRTRAAGSLRAADAGNPVTVAGWVHRRRDLGGIVFLDLRDREGIVQVSFDPAWTPADALAEARRLGPEDVVQVEGTIFPRIHGQHNDALATGEVEVRGTALRVLTRAEPLPIQVDYAADEELPAEELRLRYRYLDLRRPALQRNLVIRHEAALATRAYLSGQGFLEIETPLLTKPTPEGARDFLVPSRVHPGEFYALPQSPQIYKQLLMVSGYDRYFQIAKCLRDEDLRADRQPEFTQIDAEMAFVDEEDVFRVGEGLMAAVFAAVAGVELETPFPRMTYAEAMRRYGTDKPDLRIPLEIVDVTEVLRGADFRIFQATEGTPQRIRGLRIPGGARLSRKELDELQEVARRGGAAGALWVKRGDDGLSGQFAKALDEGRANAFYEASGVEAGDLFVAVVGHFRGEGEAAGPELDGALDELRRHLGRKLGLLDESRHAWLWVTEFPVFDWDAEHGRLVYAHNPFSMPADDAVQAIVAATADGTPSGDAARELYRMGLRSRAYDAVYNGNELASGSVRIHVPEVQQAVFTAMGIGPDEAQAKFGFLLEAYRFGAPPHAGFAFGFDRLVMLLAGAQSLRDVVAFPKTTSARAAFENAPTAIADEQLAEVHVRVREPAAG comes from the coding sequence ATGACCGACCAATTCGCCACCGCGTACCGCACCCGCGCAGCCGGCTCGCTGCGCGCCGCCGATGCAGGCAACCCCGTTACCGTGGCCGGCTGGGTGCACCGCCGCCGCGACCTGGGCGGCATCGTTTTCCTGGACCTGCGCGATCGCGAGGGCATCGTGCAGGTGTCGTTCGACCCGGCGTGGACGCCGGCCGACGCCCTCGCCGAGGCGCGGCGGCTGGGGCCGGAGGACGTGGTGCAGGTGGAAGGCACCATCTTTCCCCGCATCCACGGCCAGCACAACGACGCGCTGGCCACCGGCGAGGTGGAGGTGCGCGGCACGGCGCTTCGCGTGCTGACGCGCGCCGAGCCGCTCCCCATCCAGGTGGACTACGCCGCCGACGAGGAGCTGCCGGCCGAGGAGCTGCGGCTGCGCTACCGCTACCTGGACCTGCGCCGGCCGGCCCTTCAGCGCAACCTGGTCATCCGCCACGAGGCGGCGCTGGCCACGCGGGCGTACCTGTCGGGGCAGGGCTTCCTGGAAATCGAAACGCCGCTGCTCACCAAGCCCACGCCCGAGGGGGCGCGCGACTTCCTGGTGCCCAGCCGCGTGCATCCCGGCGAGTTCTACGCGCTTCCCCAGTCGCCGCAGATCTACAAGCAGCTGCTGATGGTGAGCGGGTACGACCGCTACTTCCAGATCGCCAAGTGCCTGCGCGACGAGGACCTGCGCGCCGACCGCCAGCCGGAGTTCACGCAGATCGACGCCGAGATGGCGTTCGTGGATGAGGAAGACGTGTTCCGGGTGGGCGAGGGGCTGATGGCCGCCGTCTTTGCCGCCGTGGCGGGGGTGGAGCTGGAAACGCCCTTCCCGCGGATGACGTACGCCGAGGCCATGCGCCGGTACGGCACCGACAAGCCCGACCTGCGCATTCCGCTGGAGATCGTGGACGTTACCGAGGTGCTGCGCGGCGCCGACTTCCGCATCTTCCAGGCGACGGAGGGCACACCCCAGCGCATTCGCGGGCTGCGCATTCCGGGCGGGGCGCGGCTGTCGCGCAAGGAGCTTGACGAGCTGCAGGAGGTGGCGCGGCGCGGCGGCGCGGCGGGCGCGCTCTGGGTGAAGCGCGGGGACGACGGGCTGTCGGGGCAGTTCGCCAAGGCGCTGGACGAGGGGCGTGCGAACGCCTTCTACGAAGCGTCGGGGGTGGAGGCGGGCGACCTGTTCGTGGCCGTCGTCGGCCACTTCCGCGGCGAGGGCGAGGCAGCGGGGCCGGAGCTGGACGGCGCGTTGGACGAGCTGCGCCGGCACCTGGGACGCAAGCTGGGGCTGCTGGACGAGAGCCGCCACGCCTGGCTGTGGGTGACGGAGTTTCCCGTCTTTGACTGGGACGCCGAGCACGGCCGGCTGGTGTACGCGCACAACCCCTTCAGCATGCCGGCGGACGACGCGGTGCAGGCCATCGTCGCCGCCACCGCCGACGGTACGCCCTCGGGCGACGCGGCGCGCGAGCTGTACCGGATGGGGCTGCGGTCGCGGGCGTACGACGCGGTGTACAACGGCAACGAGCTGGCGAGCGGCTCCGTGCGCATCCACGTTCCCGAGGTGCAGCAGGCGGTGTTCACCGCCATGGGAATCGGGCCGGACGAGGCGCAGGCCAAGTTCGGGTTTCTGCTCGAGGCGTACCGGTTCGGCGCGCCGCCGCACGCGGGGTTCGCGTTCGGCTTCGACCGGCTGGTGATGCTGCTGGCGGGTGCGCAGAGCCTGCGCGACGTGGTGGCCTTTCCCAAGACCACCAGCGCCCGCGCCGCGTTCGAAAACGCCCCCACGGCCATCGCCGACGAGCAGCTGGCGGAGGTGCACGTGCGCGTGCGCGAGCCCGCCGCCGGATAG
- a CDS encoding PhoH family protein, which produces MADQNNTVQHRIPADGADPLALSGVNDATLLELGKAANLRVVLRDDHLLLSGDLQDVERAVPVAQHMVEMARNGVPFGVDDVSRYLDASRSENGVRRLADAAGRVTVPGPKKTVSPKSEGQAKYLEAIENNDVVIGIGPAGTGKTYLAVAMAVDALYKKRVKRIILARPAVEAGENLGFLPGDLQEKIDPYLRPLYDALEDMIPPDRLRRAMESRSIEIAPLAYMRGRTLQDAFVILDEAQNATRAQMKMFLTRLGMNSKAVITGDKTQVDLPRREDSGLVEVESVLKGIEGIAFSYLSGSDVIRHRLVKDIIRAYDAARGEVSDADEKRG; this is translated from the coding sequence ATGGCTGATCAGAACAACACGGTGCAGCACCGGATTCCGGCGGACGGGGCCGATCCGCTGGCGCTGAGCGGCGTGAACGACGCGACGCTGCTGGAGCTGGGCAAGGCGGCCAACCTGCGGGTGGTGCTGCGCGACGACCACCTGCTGCTTTCGGGCGACCTGCAGGACGTGGAGCGCGCGGTTCCCGTGGCGCAGCACATGGTGGAGATGGCGCGCAACGGCGTGCCCTTCGGAGTGGACGACGTGTCGCGCTACCTGGACGCGTCTCGCTCGGAGAACGGCGTGCGGCGCCTGGCCGACGCGGCGGGCCGGGTGACGGTGCCGGGGCCCAAGAAGACGGTGAGCCCCAAGAGCGAGGGCCAGGCCAAGTACCTGGAGGCCATCGAGAACAACGACGTGGTCATCGGCATCGGGCCGGCGGGCACGGGCAAGACGTACCTGGCCGTGGCCATGGCCGTCGACGCGCTCTACAAGAAGCGGGTGAAGCGCATCATCCTGGCGCGGCCGGCGGTGGAGGCGGGCGAAAACCTGGGCTTCCTTCCGGGCGACCTGCAGGAAAAGATCGACCCCTACCTGCGCCCGCTGTACGACGCGCTCGAAGACATGATCCCGCCCGACCGGCTGCGGCGGGCCATGGAAAGCCGGTCCATCGAGATCGCGCCGCTGGCGTACATGCGCGGCCGCACCCTGCAGGATGCCTTCGTCATCCTGGACGAGGCGCAGAACGCCACGCGGGCGCAGATGAAGATGTTCCTCACCCGCCTGGGAATGAACAGCAAGGCGGTGATCACCGGCGACAAGACGCAGGTGGACCTGCCCCGCCGCGAAGATTCCGGGCTGGTGGAGGTGGAGTCGGTGCTCAAGGGGATCGAGGGGATCGCTTTCTCGTACCTGAGCGGCTCCGACGTGATCCGCCACCGCCTGGTGAAGGACATCATCCGCGCGTACGACGCGGCGCGCGGCGAAGTCTCGGACGCGGACGAGAAGCGGGGATGA
- a CDS encoding RluA family pseudouridine synthase, protein MPEQPRSQPQHWVKHTVSTDEAGGTVQDILTKSMGVSRRMIQRLTRSKGVQLNRRPAWLNARVRAGDVVTARLADDEESGLAPVAMPLDVVFEDAELLVLNKPPHLLVHPTSPEHRETLSHGVAWHLARQGVRAKVRPAHRIDRDTSGLVLFAKSAHAHHRLDLQLREGGLKREYLALVDGVIGGDRGLIDQPIARDPRNPALRAVRPGGEHAVTRYEVVERYPAATLLRVDLETGRTHQIRVHMLHAGHAVVGDRQYGRKGLALMPRQALHASRLAFAHPSTGEPVEVVAELPEDIRVAIERLNGEAARG, encoded by the coding sequence ATGCCCGAGCAGCCGCGCAGCCAGCCCCAGCACTGGGTGAAGCACACCGTTTCCACCGACGAGGCCGGGGGCACGGTGCAGGACATCCTCACGAAATCCATGGGCGTGTCGCGCCGGATGATCCAGCGGCTGACGCGCAGCAAGGGCGTGCAGCTGAACCGCCGCCCGGCCTGGCTGAACGCCAGGGTGCGCGCGGGCGATGTGGTGACGGCGAGGCTCGCCGACGACGAGGAGAGCGGGCTGGCTCCCGTTGCGATGCCGCTGGACGTGGTGTTCGAGGACGCGGAGCTGCTGGTGCTGAACAAGCCGCCGCACCTGCTCGTGCATCCCACGTCGCCGGAGCACCGCGAGACGCTTTCGCACGGCGTCGCATGGCACCTGGCGCGGCAGGGGGTGCGCGCCAAGGTGCGGCCGGCGCACCGCATCGACCGCGACACCTCGGGGCTGGTGCTGTTCGCCAAGTCGGCGCACGCCCACCACCGGCTGGACCTGCAGCTTCGCGAAGGCGGGCTGAAGCGCGAGTACCTGGCCCTGGTGGACGGCGTCATCGGGGGCGATCGTGGCCTGATCGACCAGCCCATCGCGCGAGATCCGCGCAATCCCGCCCTGCGCGCCGTTCGCCCCGGCGGCGAGCACGCCGTCACGCGATACGAGGTGGTGGAGCGATATCCGGCGGCGACGCTGCTCCGGGTGGACTTGGAGACGGGGCGCACGCACCAGATCCGCGTGCACATGCTGCACGCCGGCCACGCCGTGGTGGGCGACCGGCAGTACGGGCGGAAGGGGCTGGCGCTCATGCCGAGGCAGGCGCTGCACGCGTCGCGGCTGGCGTTCGCGCACCCGTCCACGGGCGAACCGGTGGAAGTGGTGGCGGAACTGCCGGAGGACATTCGCGTGGCAATCGAACGGCTGAACGGCGAAGCGGCCCGGGGCTGA
- a CDS encoding PTS sugar transporter subunit IIA produces the protein MLLSELLTPDRVRVPLRGASKEDLLRELVGVLHQAGAVADEEGVLQGVRKREEVLSTGVGSGVAIPHCRCDGVHALVMAAGVTPQPVDYDALDGEPVRLFFLLVGPEAAGGQHVKALSRISRMVRRDDFRARLAAAATPDEFVAVLAEAEAS, from the coding sequence GTGCTGCTGAGCGAGCTGCTCACCCCCGACCGGGTTCGCGTGCCGCTGCGGGGCGCTTCGAAGGAAGACCTGCTGCGCGAGCTGGTGGGCGTGCTGCACCAGGCCGGCGCCGTGGCCGACGAGGAGGGCGTGCTGCAGGGGGTGCGCAAGCGCGAGGAGGTGCTGAGCACGGGCGTGGGCAGCGGCGTGGCCATTCCCCACTGCCGGTGCGACGGCGTGCACGCCCTGGTGATGGCCGCCGGGGTGACGCCCCAGCCCGTGGACTACGACGCGCTCGACGGGGAGCCGGTGCGCCTGTTCTTTCTGCTGGTGGGGCCCGAGGCCGCGGGGGGACAGCACGTGAAGGCGCTCAGCCGCATCTCTCGCATGGTGCGCCGCGACGACTTTCGCGCGCGCCTGGCCGCCGCGGCCACGCCCGACGAGTTCGTGGCCGTGCTGGCCGAGGCGGAAGCGTCCTGA
- a CDS encoding VanZ family protein, with translation MGRVLAWLPALAWAAVIFSLSAQPTLPAPEVPYVDKVLHFGAYAVLGACLAFAVHQSSLPMALAVLLGVAYGASDEIHQMFVPGRSPDVFDWVADAAGVAASVYLYSRWRVRRGAPAGAAPARAPYPGA, from the coding sequence ATGGGCCGTGTGCTGGCCTGGCTGCCCGCGCTGGCCTGGGCGGCGGTGATCTTCAGCCTGTCGGCCCAGCCGACGCTGCCCGCGCCCGAGGTGCCGTACGTCGACAAGGTGCTGCACTTCGGCGCCTACGCCGTGCTGGGCGCATGCCTGGCGTTCGCCGTGCACCAGTCGTCGCTGCCGATGGCGCTGGCGGTGCTCCTGGGCGTTGCGTACGGCGCCAGCGACGAGATCCACCAGATGTTCGTTCCCGGCCGCTCGCCCGACGTGTTCGACTGGGTGGCCGACGCGGCCGGGGTGGCCGCTTCCGTGTACCTGTATTCCCGCTGGCGCGTGCGCCGTGGCGCGCCGGCCGGCGCGGCCCCGGCCCGCGCACCGTACCCTGGCGCATGA
- a CDS encoding HDIG domain-containing metalloprotein, which produces MKPSGERPFPERRAAPREPVAPVPPAGMAAVLHHGLRAGVLLAVAVAVHALFPGAQTADVPVLERGVVARDEVIAQVPFSVPKSPDELLRERDEAARGVPPVFDYRPGVADSVVAGVRGFFGAVEQALAAAPAGGASQAVRGVLDRARIPTTLGALEVLADPVRRAQLRTATEQAARDLLPRGVASSSPGAEGISAVRVRGLAGGERLVPSDSVYTADQFYRAAQARLPAEAGVDAAELQRLLLVRWFRPSLAENTSLTGAARARASAAVDSVRERILAGQRIVGAREQIGEREVQRLRAYQEALQAHPGEAAGSHALPRVIGAVLFNALLLLIVGALLRIVRPTIYADDRAVIFLGLLVLAVAGIASPIGRFDLPPELIPIPFATLVAAVLWGGRLALVLALVLALLLGGQQPFVGMVVPFEAAVAGAAAAFGLRMAQRRFQAWGLIAVIALAYAAAVLAVGLLRARGAEEIGWGVLWGAVNGIGSTLLAMGFLPVAEWFTRVTTNQTLMELADPKHPLLQRLSLEAPGTYAHTISVANLAEAVCNAIGANALLARVGVYYHDVGKITKPLYFIENQPRGRNPHDRLKPAMSAAVVRSHVVEGLRLAAEYRLPQAVRDFIAQHHGTQPISFFMEQARSADPEARLNPAEFSYGGPKPQTRETAVVMMADSVESAARVLHDPTPERIRELVNRIVDGKIAAGQLDECPLTLREITIAREVLAKVLSGMYHQRLDYPTGVAGGGAAPEPNGARERAEQPNAVAHG; this is translated from the coding sequence ATGAAGCCCTCCGGGGAGCGCCCCTTCCCCGAACGCCGCGCCGCGCCGCGCGAGCCCGTGGCCCCCGTGCCCCCGGCCGGGATGGCCGCGGTGCTACACCACGGCCTGCGCGCAGGGGTGCTGCTGGCGGTCGCCGTGGCCGTGCACGCGCTCTTTCCCGGCGCGCAGACGGCGGACGTCCCCGTGCTGGAGCGCGGGGTGGTGGCGCGCGACGAGGTGATCGCACAGGTGCCGTTCTCCGTCCCCAAGTCGCCCGATGAGCTGCTCCGCGAGCGCGACGAGGCGGCGCGCGGGGTGCCCCCCGTGTTCGACTACCGGCCGGGCGTGGCCGACAGCGTGGTCGCCGGGGTCCGCGGGTTCTTCGGCGCCGTGGAGCAGGCGCTGGCCGCGGCGCCCGCCGGGGGCGCTTCCCAGGCCGTGCGCGGCGTGCTGGACCGGGCCCGCATCCCCACCACCCTCGGCGCGCTGGAGGTGCTGGCCGACCCGGTGCGCCGCGCCCAGCTGCGGACGGCGACGGAGCAGGCCGCGCGCGACCTGCTCCCCCGCGGCGTGGCGTCGTCTTCGCCCGGGGCGGAGGGAATTTCGGCGGTGCGGGTGAGGGGGCTGGCGGGGGGCGAGCGCCTGGTGCCGTCCGACTCGGTGTACACGGCCGACCAGTTCTACCGCGCCGCCCAGGCGCGGCTGCCGGCCGAGGCGGGGGTGGACGCGGCGGAACTGCAGCGCCTGCTGCTGGTGCGCTGGTTTCGCCCCAGCCTGGCCGAGAACACCTCGCTGACGGGCGCGGCGCGCGCCCGCGCCTCGGCGGCGGTCGACTCGGTGCGCGAGCGCATCCTGGCCGGCCAGCGGATCGTGGGCGCGCGCGAGCAGATCGGCGAGCGCGAGGTGCAGCGGCTGCGTGCCTACCAGGAGGCGCTGCAGGCCCATCCCGGCGAGGCGGCCGGCAGCCACGCCCTGCCGCGGGTGATCGGGGCGGTGCTCTTCAACGCGCTGCTGCTGCTGATCGTGGGCGCGCTGCTCCGCATCGTCCGCCCCACGATCTACGCCGACGACCGCGCGGTGATCTTCCTGGGGCTGCTGGTGCTGGCGGTGGCGGGAATCGCATCGCCCATCGGCCGGTTCGACCTGCCCCCGGAGCTGATCCCCATCCCCTTCGCCACGCTGGTCGCGGCCGTCCTGTGGGGCGGGCGGCTGGCGCTGGTGCTGGCCCTGGTGCTGGCCCTGCTGCTGGGCGGGCAGCAGCCGTTCGTGGGGATGGTGGTTCCCTTCGAGGCGGCGGTGGCGGGCGCGGCGGCGGCCTTCGGGCTGCGGATGGCGCAGCGCCGCTTCCAGGCATGGGGGCTGATCGCCGTCATCGCCCTGGCGTACGCGGCGGCGGTGCTGGCGGTGGGGCTGCTGCGGGCCCGCGGGGCCGAGGAGATCGGCTGGGGGGTGCTGTGGGGCGCGGTGAACGGCATCGGCAGCACGCTGCTGGCCATGGGCTTTCTTCCCGTCGCCGAGTGGTTCACCCGGGTGACCACCAACCAGACGCTGATGGAGCTGGCCGACCCCAAGCACCCGCTGCTTCAGCGGCTGTCGCTGGAGGCGCCGGGGACGTACGCGCACACCATTTCAGTCGCCAACCTGGCGGAGGCGGTGTGCAACGCCATCGGCGCCAACGCGCTGCTGGCGCGGGTGGGCGTGTACTACCACGACGTGGGCAAGATCACCAAGCCGCTGTACTTCATCGAGAACCAGCCGCGCGGCCGCAACCCGCACGACCGGCTGAAGCCCGCGATGAGCGCCGCCGTCGTTCGCAGCCACGTGGTCGAGGGGCTGCGGCTGGCGGCGGAGTACCGGCTCCCGCAAGCCGTGCGCGACTTCATCGCCCAGCACCACGGCACGCAGCCCATCTCGTTCTTCATGGAGCAGGCGCGCAGCGCAGACCCCGAGGCGCGGCTGAACCCGGCCGAGTTCTCATACGGCGGCCCCAAGCCGCAGACGCGCGAAACGGCGGTGGTGATGATGGCCGACTCGGTGGAGTCGGCGGCGCGGGTGCTTCACGACCCCACGCCCGAGCGCATCCGCGAGCTGGTGAACCGCATCGTCGACGGCAAGATCGCCGCGGGGCAGCTGGACGAGTGCCCGCTTACTCTTCGCGAGATCACCATCGCCCGCGAAGTGCTCGCCAAGGTGCTGAGCGGAATGTATCATCAGCGCCTCGACTACCCCACGGGCGTGGCCGGCGGCGGGGCCGCGCCGGAGCCGAACGGCGCCCGCGAGCGCGCCGAGCAGCCGAACGCGGTGGCGCATGGATGA
- the mgtE gene encoding magnesium transporter — translation MTAMSAASDLDPIDHLHELLEAGDDSALHAFLDTFSHGSDIADLLEQLDEDDRVRVLSALAPEDPGLAADALSEMEPDEHPEESLAALDPHDIAAVVAELSDDDAADMIGEMGPEDRDRVLAALSHEDAGDIRDLMAYDEESAGGIMTGELVIVGTGLTAMQAIAEVRRQAQNMAEFYGLVFVVNDHEVLQGTVSLNSLVTADPDTPVHGMVNEPIAVVLPDTDQEEVGRIVSRYNLTIVPVVDTAGRLLGGVTFDDVIDVIEAETTEDILKFVGVSGEEEIRGGWWDAVRSRLPWLMLNVCTAAAGATVVLVYEETIQALTFLAVLMPMVAGLGGNSGTQALAVTIRRLALSTETAEQRWSIVRKELLVGLGNGLVIGLIVSGLAWTLEGNPLVGMVVMLAMWMNLTVGSFAGAFVPIMLERFKVDPAVASSIFVTAFTDMCGFFLLLGLATKFLM, via the coding sequence ATGACGGCGATGTCCGCCGCCAGCGACCTGGATCCCATCGACCACCTCCACGAGCTGCTGGAGGCGGGCGACGACTCTGCGCTGCACGCCTTTCTCGACACCTTCTCGCACGGCTCCGACATCGCCGACCTGCTGGAGCAGCTCGACGAGGACGACCGCGTGCGCGTGCTGTCGGCCCTGGCGCCGGAAGACCCCGGGCTGGCCGCCGACGCGCTGTCGGAGATGGAGCCCGACGAGCATCCGGAAGAGTCGCTGGCCGCGCTGGACCCGCACGACATCGCCGCCGTCGTAGCCGAGCTTTCGGACGACGACGCGGCCGACATGATCGGCGAGATGGGCCCGGAAGACCGCGACCGCGTGCTGGCGGCGCTGTCGCACGAGGACGCGGGCGACATCCGCGACCTGATGGCCTACGACGAAGAGTCGGCCGGCGGCATCATGACGGGCGAGCTCGTGATCGTGGGGACGGGGCTTACCGCGATGCAGGCCATCGCCGAGGTGCGGCGCCAGGCGCAGAACATGGCCGAGTTCTACGGCCTGGTGTTCGTGGTAAACGACCACGAGGTGCTGCAGGGCACCGTGTCGCTGAACTCGCTGGTGACGGCGGACCCGGACACGCCGGTGCACGGGATGGTGAACGAGCCCATCGCGGTGGTGCTCCCCGACACCGACCAGGAAGAGGTGGGGCGCATCGTGTCGCGCTACAACCTGACCATCGTCCCCGTCGTCGACACGGCGGGGCGGCTGCTGGGCGGCGTGACCTTCGACGACGTGATCGACGTCATCGAGGCCGAGACCACCGAGGACATCCTGAAGTTCGTCGGCGTGTCCGGCGAGGAGGAGATCCGCGGCGGATGGTGGGACGCGGTGCGCTCGCGCCTCCCGTGGCTGATGCTGAACGTGTGCACCGCCGCCGCGGGCGCCACGGTGGTGCTGGTGTACGAGGAGACCATCCAGGCGCTGACCTTTCTGGCCGTGCTGATGCCGATGGTGGCGGGGCTGGGCGGCAACAGCGGCACGCAGGCGCTGGCGGTCACCATCCGCCGCCTGGCGCTTTCGACGGAAACGGCGGAGCAGCGCTGGTCCATCGTCCGCAAGGAGCTGCTGGTGGGGCTGGGCAACGGCCTGGTGATCGGGTTGATCGTTTCGGGGCTGGCGTGGACGCTGGAGGGGAATCCCCTGGTGGGAATGGTGGTGATGCTGGCCATGTGGATGAACCTGACCGTAGGCAGCTTCGCGGGGGCGTTCGTGCCCATCATGCTGGAGCGATTCAAGGTTGACCCGGCGGTGGCCTCGTCCATCTTCGTGACCGCGTTCACAGACATGTGCGGGTTCTTTCTGCTGCTTGGGCTGGCGACGAAGTTTTTGATGTAG